AGAAGGAGAGAGTGGGAAAACGATTAAAAGTATCCTTTTCTCTCTATGTGAATGGTGAGGTGCTTTTTATGTATACTTGGTTTTATGATCATTTTGTTAACACTGTCATTTTCCCGCTTAGCTGTTTAGTGCTGGTTACGATTATTTTAAGCATGTATGCATACTTTAAATTAAAGAAAATAAATAAATAGTAGTTCACAGAAATATTTAAATATTGATTATCAGTATTGAAACGTTCATTCTCCTTTTGGATTTACAGGTTCCATCCCAAAAATTAAATATAACTTTCCCAACATTCTTTGGCTACCAATGAAAGATTTTTTCTAACTGTGTTTTATTCAACTTGTTTTTATTTTCTAAAGTAATCGTACCTTTTCTTTTTCTTATCTTTAAAGGCTCATTAAGTTCATCTTTACTTAAAACCTTATAAAAAGGTATAAAATTCTTTGATAATAGGGGGGAATCGATAAAATGAAGGTGTTGAAATTCAACAACAGAAACAAAGGCCACAAGAGGATAATTGCTGTTTAAGTATGTATATAAGTTGTATATCCTATTCAAAAAAACTCTATTATTTCTTCACAAAGTTAGATTAGTTAATTGTTAAAATAGAGAAAACCCTATAATATAAACATGTATAGCTATTAGTAAGTTTTTTTAGTAAAAGAAACTTATTACGTAAGGAGAGTTAAACTTGAAAAAGAAACAAAGCACTGCAATAGAAGTAGCTAAGTTAGCTAACGTTTCACAATCAACTGTCTCCAGGGTATTTACTCCAGGGGCAAAGGTGTCGCCTAAGACTCAAAAACGAGTGCTGGATGCAGCTCAAAAAATAGGCTATCGTCCAAATGCTTTGGCAAGAGGGTTAATAACGAATAAAACCAATATAGTTGGTCTTGTAATGGGAAATATCCAAAATCCTTTTTATCCAGAAATCCTAGATAAATTGACAAAAAGTTTATATGAAAGAGGATATCATGTTCTTTTTTTTCATACAAAGAACGATGAAATTGACCAAGATGAAATATCTCAATTTCTTGAATACAATGTAGAGGGCGTAATCATGACGGACGTTTTATTATCTTCAAGTGTCGTCTCCAGGCTTTCGACACATGATATACCTATTGTCCTTTTTAATAGATATACTCAAGATTCTTCCTGTCATTCTGTATGTTGCGATAATTACGCTGCTGGCAAGAAAATTGCGGAATATCTATTTAAACAAGGTCATCAAAAATTCACTTATATTTCTGGTCGTATAAATACATCAACAAGCCGTGATCGGGAGAAGGGATTTGTTGAGTTTCTTACACAAAAAGGCATAAAACCTATCGTAGAAGAAGGAGATTATACTTATGAAGCTGGTTACAATGTAGCTAGGCAGTTATTAAAAGATAGCAATCGTCCAGATGCCATTTTTTGTGCAAATGATATTATGGCATTAGGAGTAATAGATGCTGCTAAAAACTTAGGTATATCTATTCCAAATGATTTATCAATTATAGGGTTTGATGATATTGCAATGGCTTCTTGGCCTCTATATTCCTTAACAACCTGGCAGCAACCAGTGAATGAAATGATTGAAGAAACGATTAATATATTATTAAATAGAGTTGAGGAAGAAACTACAAAACCTAAATGCCTATTTCTTTCGGGGTCACTTATTGAAAGAAAATCTGTAAAGATATTAAAAGAATAGTTGACAATGAAAACGTTATCACTCATACTAGTTAACAAGCAGAATAGTATGAATGATACAAAAAATGAATACGTATGCAAGTTTTATTTTAAATTGAATCAAAGCGTACTATATGTTGTGAAACTGTAATAAACATACATTATTTACTTTCTAAAATAAAATGCATACGTATGCAAAAAAGGAGAGATTTTATTATGGTGCAAATTTTTAAACAGGGGAAAAGTCAGGAAGAGATTGCCCAAAATGATATGCAAATATCAACAACAGTAAGTCAAACAATTAAAAAGGTTGAAGATGAAGGGGACGCTGCGGTCAGAG
This sequence is a window from Priestia filamentosa. Protein-coding genes within it:
- a CDS encoding LacI family DNA-binding transcriptional regulator; translated protein: MKKKQSTAIEVAKLANVSQSTVSRVFTPGAKVSPKTQKRVLDAAQKIGYRPNALARGLITNKTNIVGLVMGNIQNPFYPEILDKLTKSLYERGYHVLFFHTKNDEIDQDEISQFLEYNVEGVIMTDVLLSSSVVSRLSTHDIPIVLFNRYTQDSSCHSVCCDNYAAGKKIAEYLFKQGHQKFTYISGRINTSTSRDREKGFVEFLTQKGIKPIVEEGDYTYEAGYNVARQLLKDSNRPDAIFCANDIMALGVIDAAKNLGISIPNDLSIIGFDDIAMASWPLYSLTTWQQPVNEMIEETINILLNRVEEETTKPKCLFLSGSLIERKSVKILKE